In the genome of Fulvivirga maritima, one region contains:
- a CDS encoding efflux RND transporter periplasmic adaptor subunit produces the protein MKRKYIIGLICVVLLVFIGVKLFFNKQKINEQNKVKEVEAILIPVKTDTASQRPITYTIIKTGNIIASKENSILTPIGGIVQKINFELGDEVKAGQTLAVIDNRTNQLELEKAKTQAAKLKNDLETYKELYEGKAATKEKVDELQQSYNEALNTIDQLKKQVGDAYVKAPISGTIATKPIEEGVYASAGTELTKVVNLSSLKVEVNLTETEAYQVSKGQQVTITTDIFPGKQFNGKLTFISPTTDDGHNYPAEVTLENSAEATLKSGTFVYADLSKSLNETTLAIPRSALMENLDKASVYLVKDDKAVLQQIETGRDLQDYIEVLQGLQAGDIIVTTGQINLQDGTQVRIAN, from the coding sequence ATATCATTGGGCTTATATGTGTAGTTCTGCTGGTATTCATTGGAGTTAAACTCTTTTTCAATAAGCAGAAAATCAATGAGCAAAATAAGGTTAAAGAAGTTGAGGCCATTCTAATTCCTGTGAAAACAGATACTGCGAGCCAAAGACCTATCACCTATACCATCATAAAAACAGGTAATATCATAGCCAGTAAAGAGAACAGCATTCTAACTCCTATTGGAGGCATAGTTCAAAAGATCAATTTTGAGCTTGGAGATGAAGTTAAAGCTGGTCAAACCTTAGCAGTAATAGACAATAGAACTAACCAGCTAGAGCTAGAAAAGGCGAAAACTCAGGCAGCTAAGCTTAAGAATGACCTAGAGACTTACAAGGAACTGTACGAAGGTAAGGCCGCTACCAAAGAAAAGGTAGATGAGCTCCAACAGAGTTATAATGAAGCCCTCAATACAATAGATCAACTAAAAAAGCAAGTAGGTGATGCCTATGTGAAAGCCCCGATCAGCGGCACTATAGCCACTAAACCTATAGAAGAAGGAGTTTATGCCAGTGCAGGAACAGAATTAACCAAAGTAGTTAACCTTAGCAGTCTTAAGGTAGAAGTTAACCTTACTGAAACAGAGGCCTATCAGGTATCTAAAGGTCAGCAGGTTACAATTACCACGGATATTTTTCCTGGCAAACAGTTTAATGGCAAGCTTACTTTTATAAGCCCCACTACCGATGATGGTCATAACTACCCCGCAGAAGTGACTTTAGAAAATTCGGCGGAAGCCACCTTAAAGTCAGGCACCTTTGTGTATGCAGACCTTTCTAAATCGCTCAATGAGACTACTCTGGCTATTCCGCGCAGTGCTTTAATGGAAAATTTAGATAAAGCCTCTGTCTATTTAGTTAAAGATGATAAGGCCGTTCTTCAGCAAATCGAAACCGGGCGTGATTTGCAAGACTATATAGAAGTGCTACAAGGGCTGCAAGCTGGTGACATCATAGTTACCACAGGGCAAATCAACTTACAAGACGGAACCCAAGTTCGAATAGCTAACTAA
- a CDS encoding sensor histidine kinase — protein sequence MERPSFKQLLKINIVTTLLINLITSLFFILTDIEWHKSIALTSRGICTLILVGLLISVIFIRHGYNAFSKKNKRTYVYAYLLAPLVSYFCSFIFSYLFPDIVHFWSSIKMFIISTLGGYLEATIFIILYKYVYLNKSKHLSELENLRLKSLVSETANQLLKQQIHPHFLFNSLNTVKSLYKINAEQGESYLVHLANFLRESISNPTSKIVKLSNELKLCHEYMEMQKLRFGSALTYTFFLQDDNVKDCKFIPYFALQTLLENALKHNEFTEKSPLEIIVKEENGYLTVSNNVQPKQYSEASTGIGLFNLSERYKLISNDEIIINDDGKQFSVSIKLLTDEDSNHRR from the coding sequence ATGGAACGGCCTTCTTTTAAGCAACTATTAAAGATCAACATAGTCACCACTCTGCTGATTAATTTGATCACCTCTTTATTTTTTATACTTACGGATATAGAATGGCATAAGTCCATAGCCCTTACCAGCCGAGGAATATGTACTTTAATTTTGGTAGGATTATTAATTTCTGTCATTTTCATTCGTCATGGGTATAATGCTTTTTCCAAAAAGAATAAAAGGACTTATGTGTATGCTTATCTACTGGCGCCTTTAGTCAGCTATTTCTGCTCATTCATATTTTCTTACCTCTTTCCTGATATAGTCCATTTTTGGTCTTCTATTAAAATGTTTATCATATCTACATTAGGAGGGTATTTGGAGGCTACTATATTTATAATTCTCTATAAATATGTATATCTAAATAAATCGAAACACTTGTCAGAGTTGGAAAACCTGAGATTAAAATCACTGGTATCAGAAACGGCTAATCAGCTATTGAAACAACAGATTCATCCTCACTTTTTATTCAACTCACTTAACACAGTAAAATCTCTCTATAAAATCAATGCAGAGCAGGGAGAATCCTATCTGGTACATTTGGCTAATTTTCTTAGGGAATCTATTTCTAATCCTACTTCTAAAATTGTAAAGCTATCGAATGAACTGAAACTCTGTCATGAGTATATGGAAATGCAAAAACTCAGGTTTGGCAGTGCTTTAACTTACACTTTCTTTCTTCAGGATGATAACGTAAAGGATTGTAAATTTATCCCTTACTTTGCTTTACAAACATTACTTGAAAATGCACTGAAGCATAATGAGTTTACAGAAAAATCGCCTTTAGAAATCATTGTAAAGGAAGAAAATGGATATTTAACCGTATCAAACAATGTCCAACCTAAGCAATATAGTGAGGCTTCTACAGGGATTGGTTTATTTAACCTCTCTGAGCGCTATAAACTGATTAGCAATGATGAAATAATTATTAATGATGATGGCAAACAATTTTCGGTAAGCATTAAATTATTAACCGATGAAGATAGTAATCATAGAAGATGA
- a CDS encoding efflux RND transporter permease subunit, whose protein sequence is MSISEIAIKRPLLIVVIFTVLLLFGLVTYFKLNYNLLPNIQVNTVSVTTTYPGASASEVESSVTKKLEDAFSSVEGLDKINSTSQEGVSQISVNLKSNADLDEAERNIQRKADQIANDLPEDADKPLISKVNLDETPVIKAGITSNRTPRSLYDLIDNEIKPVLQNLQGVGTVNIIGGSERQIQVNVSPSKLNAYHLNIDQVSQAITKANQSFPAGKIETDNRAVSIRYDANLTNVEQIRKLIVYRNNSSVIYLEDVAEVMDATADVTALNQINGLPSVGIQIIKQSDANAVNVSALVKEKFKDLEQEYEGDELAFSISSDQSTYTLASADAVIEDLGLAVVIVGIVMLAFLHSFRSSLFVMVALPCSIIPTFIAIYFFDFSLNLMTLMALSLVVGILVDDSIVVLENIYRHMEMGSKRMKAALDGRNEIGFTALAITLVDVVVFLPLALSGGIIGSILKEFSLVVVFSTLMSLFVSFTVTPMLASRFGKLEHLSKDNLWGRINLSFENFITDTKEAYGKSLAYILNKKRWLLSGVFLLIVASLFLVGKGFIGFAFIPESDQGELNINLELEPTASIYQTNSITQQAEKIILEQKEVEKVFSSIGFVSGSVAGTSNNSNMAELTVSLVDEGERDMSSQEFGLKMKQVLTQEIPGVKVTSSAVSISGGSSQIPIQIAVLGTNLENVRKTAEEIMAIVADVPGTQYVKLSVKDQKQEIEVNLNRDKMTLLGLDASQVGAALQNAFSGNKQNVLKDEGNEYDINISMEPQHRADISDVRNLSFTNNEGANFVLSEFAEVRYTLGESVLQRSNRMGSITVNSNVIGRPVGSVANDIKAKVKDLQLPAGISIDYLGDVKNQGDAFGSLGLALISAILLVYLIMVALYESVIYPFVVLFSIPVALIGALLALALTMETLNIFSIIGIIMLLGLVSKNAILIVDFTNQLKAEGKPLFEALVEAGKERLRPILMTTLAMILGMLPIAIASGAGAEIKNGMAWVIIGGLSSSMIFTLFVVPCMYFIVDKLKGRIQRSKASEE, encoded by the coding sequence ATGTCTATTTCAGAAATTGCCATTAAAAGGCCACTTCTCATAGTGGTAATATTTACGGTATTGCTACTCTTCGGATTAGTGACGTATTTTAAACTAAACTATAACCTACTACCCAATATCCAGGTTAATACAGTATCAGTTACCACTACCTACCCCGGAGCTTCAGCTTCTGAGGTAGAAAGTTCGGTAACTAAAAAGCTGGAAGATGCCTTTTCTTCGGTAGAAGGGCTTGATAAAATCAACTCTACCTCGCAAGAGGGCGTTTCTCAAATATCAGTAAACCTTAAAAGTAATGCTGATCTTGATGAAGCCGAGCGTAACATACAACGAAAGGCTGATCAGATAGCTAACGACTTACCGGAAGATGCTGATAAGCCCTTGATCTCCAAAGTAAATTTAGACGAAACTCCGGTTATTAAAGCGGGTATTACCTCTAACAGAACACCACGATCATTATATGACCTTATTGATAATGAGATTAAACCAGTACTTCAAAACCTGCAAGGTGTAGGTACTGTAAATATTATTGGTGGTAGCGAAAGGCAAATACAAGTGAATGTATCGCCTTCTAAGCTCAATGCCTACCATCTTAACATCGATCAGGTTTCTCAGGCTATAACCAAAGCTAACCAGTCATTTCCGGCAGGTAAAATAGAAACTGATAACAGGGCAGTTTCCATTCGCTATGATGCCAACCTTACCAATGTAGAGCAGATCAGAAAATTAATCGTTTATAGAAATAACAGCAGTGTTATCTATCTGGAAGATGTAGCTGAAGTAATGGATGCCACTGCAGATGTTACGGCTCTCAACCAAATTAATGGACTCCCTTCAGTAGGTATTCAAATTATTAAGCAGAGTGATGCCAATGCCGTAAATGTAAGTGCTCTGGTAAAAGAAAAGTTTAAAGACCTGGAGCAGGAATATGAAGGTGATGAGTTAGCATTCTCAATCTCTAGTGACCAGAGTACTTATACCCTGGCCAGTGCTGATGCCGTAATAGAAGATTTGGGCCTTGCTGTAGTTATAGTGGGTATTGTAATGCTGGCCTTCCTGCATAGTTTTAGAAGTTCTTTATTTGTAATGGTAGCCCTCCCCTGCTCTATTATTCCCACTTTCATAGCTATTTACTTCTTTGATTTTTCACTGAACCTAATGACCCTCATGGCACTATCATTAGTAGTAGGTATTTTGGTAGATGACTCCATTGTGGTACTGGAAAACATCTATAGACACATGGAAATGGGTTCCAAAAGAATGAAAGCCGCGCTTGATGGTCGTAATGAAATAGGTTTCACCGCCCTGGCCATCACCTTGGTAGATGTGGTGGTGTTCCTTCCTCTAGCACTCAGTGGTGGAATAATAGGCTCCATTTTGAAAGAGTTCTCTCTGGTGGTGGTATTTTCTACTTTGATGAGTCTTTTTGTTTCATTTACAGTTACACCTATGCTCGCCAGCAGGTTTGGCAAACTGGAACACCTCTCAAAGGATAACCTTTGGGGAAGAATAAACCTGAGTTTTGAAAACTTCATTACTGACACTAAAGAAGCCTATGGTAAGTCTTTGGCTTATATTCTCAATAAAAAGAGATGGCTCCTATCTGGGGTTTTTCTTCTGATAGTGGCTTCGCTGTTTTTAGTTGGTAAGGGTTTTATAGGGTTTGCCTTTATACCAGAATCAGATCAAGGTGAACTTAATATCAACCTTGAATTAGAACCCACCGCTTCTATCTATCAGACTAACTCTATTACTCAGCAAGCGGAGAAAATCATACTCGAACAAAAAGAAGTAGAAAAGGTATTCTCCAGCATTGGTTTTGTAAGTGGTAGTGTAGCGGGTACCAGTAACAACAGTAACATGGCTGAGCTCACCGTATCACTGGTAGATGAAGGTGAAAGAGATATGTCATCTCAAGAGTTTGGTTTAAAAATGAAACAGGTACTTACACAGGAAATACCTGGTGTAAAGGTCACTTCATCTGCTGTTTCTATTTCTGGAGGGTCTAGCCAAATCCCTATTCAGATTGCCGTTTTAGGCACTAACCTGGAAAATGTAAGAAAAACAGCCGAAGAAATAATGGCCATTGTGGCTGATGTGCCAGGCACGCAGTATGTAAAGCTTTCCGTAAAGGACCAAAAGCAGGAAATAGAGGTAAACCTAAATAGAGATAAAATGACACTCTTAGGCCTTGATGCCAGCCAGGTAGGTGCTGCGCTACAAAATGCCTTTAGTGGAAATAAGCAAAATGTATTAAAAGATGAAGGCAATGAGTATGATATAAACATTAGCATGGAGCCTCAACACAGGGCTGATATAAGTGATGTAAGAAACTTATCTTTTACCAATAACGAAGGTGCCAACTTCGTTCTCAGTGAGTTTGCCGAGGTTAGGTATACTCTAGGTGAGAGCGTTCTACAAAGAAGTAACAGAATGGGTTCCATTACTGTAAACTCGAACGTGATTGGCAGACCTGTGGGCTCCGTAGCTAATGATATTAAGGCCAAGGTGAAAGATTTACAACTTCCGGCTGGTATCTCCATTGATTACCTGGGCGATGTTAAAAACCAGGGAGATGCCTTCGGGAGTTTAGGGTTAGCGCTGATTTCAGCCATACTGCTAGTATACCTGATTATGGTGGCTTTATATGAAAGTGTAATCTATCCTTTTGTGGTGCTTTTCTCCATTCCTGTAGCGCTGATAGGTGCCCTACTGGCCTTGGCCCTGACCATGGAGACATTAAACATATTTTCAATAATAGGTATAATTATGCTATTGGGATTAGTTTCAAAAAATGCCATCCTGATAGTGGACTTTACCAACCAGCTCAAGGCTGAAGGTAAACCTCTGTTTGAAGCATTAGTAGAAGCCGGCAAAGAAAGACTAAGACCCATCCTCATGACTACTTTGGCTATGATACTGGGTATGCTACCTATTGCTATAGCCAGCGGAGCCGGCGCTGAGATTAAAAACGGCATGGCCTGGGTAATTATCGGAGGGCTTAGCAGCTCCATGATCTTCACCCTATTTGTAGTGCCTTGTATGTATTTCATAGTTGATAAACTCAAAGGCAGAATACAAAGATCAAAAGCCAGTGAGGAATAA
- a CDS encoding DUF6268 family outer membrane beta-barrel protein gives MKISTLIILLCIVLKINAFGQSAQADQMQHIKDSVKMAYLSKMSIKNPSLRQASFSAEVITKNNFDSELYDSPLLDGQIQIQRYSAQTSFHLFSVGKNKISATVGGEHQVFMLDDIQSYNTLIDFEERNINKYLAKGALTISRMDTIFSKPLVSHINLSGIVDPETGQHRLMATGLFLSSIKRTKKSHFSVGLVLSSDPSSPSPVIPFIMYSHTFDPSLELSLGISGINLRKQLNDKSSLAFSNKLSGSLAFLQFEENILPKESLYSSLELQSGLTYERLITPKMIFSFSSGINSVFSSKVLEQNKISDPFIKNHQKMTPYVKFELSFLPFWKGLFK, from the coding sequence ATGAAAATTTCGACCTTGATTATACTACTATGTATAGTATTAAAAATAAATGCATTTGGTCAGTCTGCACAGGCTGATCAAATGCAACATATCAAAGATTCGGTTAAAATGGCCTATTTATCTAAAATGTCCATTAAAAATCCTTCATTAAGGCAGGCCTCATTTTCTGCTGAGGTAATTACCAAAAACAACTTTGATTCTGAATTATATGATTCTCCTTTACTAGACGGACAAATTCAAATTCAACGTTATTCTGCTCAAACCTCTTTTCACCTCTTTAGCGTAGGAAAAAATAAGATCTCCGCTACTGTAGGCGGTGAGCATCAGGTTTTTATGCTAGATGATATTCAAAGCTATAATACACTGATAGATTTTGAAGAGAGAAATATTAACAAGTATCTAGCCAAGGGAGCACTAACAATATCCCGGATGGACACTATTTTCAGCAAACCATTAGTTTCTCATATCAACCTATCAGGTATAGTAGATCCGGAAACAGGTCAACATCGTTTAATGGCTACCGGCCTGTTTTTATCAAGCATAAAAAGAACTAAAAAGAGCCATTTTTCAGTTGGCCTTGTTCTCTCTTCAGACCCTTCATCACCTTCGCCGGTTATACCTTTTATAATGTATTCACATACATTTGACCCTTCTTTGGAGCTATCTCTAGGTATTAGCGGAATTAATCTGAGAAAACAGCTTAATGACAAATCATCCCTTGCATTTAGCAACAAACTTTCTGGCAGCCTGGCTTTTCTCCAATTCGAAGAGAACATTCTACCTAAAGAATCTTTATATTCTTCATTAGAGCTACAATCTGGCCTCACTTATGAGCGCTTGATCACCCCTAAAATGATATTTTCATTTAGCAGTGGGATTAACTCCGTATTTTCTTCCAAAGTACTCGAGCAAAACAAAATCTCAGATCCATTTATAAAAAACCATCAAAAAATGACTCCTTATGTTAAATTTGAACTTTCCTTCCTACCCTTTTGGAAAGGACTCTTTAAATAG